In Salvia miltiorrhiza cultivar Shanhuang (shh) chromosome 4, IMPLAD_Smil_shh, whole genome shotgun sequence, the DNA window CTTTAGATTACCACTTTTAGATCagcttttactgctttaagttGGGATTTAGGTTTTAGGTGCAGATGCAAACTGAACTTGAAAATCTACACACTTCattatttatactatttgatTATCTTGTGCCTCTACAAGTTTCTTGAAGAAGCTTTTGCAGAACTTTTATATCACGGGGAATTCGTTGCATAAAATGATGAATGCATAGTAGTTGTATTCACGCTACCATGGGGCTCGAACCGACTACCACAAGGTTAAGAGGGCATTTTGATTAGATATAACATcctgaaaaatgatgaattagtTGTGAAAAATGTGATTTGGttgtgaaaatgatgaatgCATAACTAGTTGGAAATCTACGCAAATACATAACCGTAGATCTTCACAATCTAAGGGCCgaaaataattcctattttatagtttAAAAACAGGTCTTATTTGAACCACAACCTATTACTAACAATATTGCGTGTTGTCTCTGTTGCCTATTGTTCAACTTAATTCAGTTGCAAGTTGTCACTTATAATGTGATTAGCAATTGCTGATTTATGTTTAGCAATGGATTTACTTACTATTTATGCTAATATTACATCACGAAAGCAAGGATATAAGAAAAATGAATGGAGACTACCTTGTATAGCTCAGGTCTGAGGAATATATAAGAGTTTCCTTCTGACATCAGGTCTACAAATGTCGATGTTATGCTCTAATTGTGGCAATCGACTATTTCATTCCATACTAGCTTTCAAAAATGTGGCAGAAGCAGGGTGGTCTACTTATATCACAAATGACTAAAGCTAGTGGGGTTTCATGCATATCATTCAAGTAGCTTTTCTAAGAATCTTTTCATAACTAACATGGATCAGAAATATGTGTCGTTGTCAACATTATGGCTTACCTTCATTTTGGAGCTGGGATCAGTCTACTATATAAGCTATATTACATTTATAAGGATCAAGTGCCAAGAATTATGAAGTCACTGGAAACTGCTGAAGATCAATACGGGTTTCAAGTATATCAACCTTACACTTTCAGTTCTACAATATCCATTTCACAGCTGACTAATTTGGAAACTATGCCTCTACTTGCCATCTTCTGTGCTCATTCTCTTTAAAAAGAGAATCACAACACCAAAATTCCATGCACCGAAGTTCATCTGGATTTTTTTGTTCGAGCTTGTTTTTATCTTCCCACACCTTTTAGAAAGCAGTGACTGAAATATGAAGGAGAATATGGAAAGACTGGCTATCACGTTTTTTGTGAATACAGATAAATCTTTATGATTTTGGTTGATCCGTTGATACGTGTGTAACTTGATATGTATTTTCACCAAATAGTTGATGAAATCTCTAATAGTTGTATGTAATATGCATCCACCTAGCCAGTAAGTTTCACTTTTGGTTTGATGCTGTGGGTCAAAAATATTGTCTATCCTTCTCCATCTCACATGTTACTCTTTCTGAcgttttatttatgctttggCATCTTTTCTGTTCGAATCTTACAATAGAACCAGAATAATGTTACTTCAAAGCATTCCTTATAAATGATTCGTTTGGAGTAAAGCGATTGAGGGTTTAATGGCATGGAACAGGTGAAAGTGTTGGCTTTGACAGACCATGACACAATGTCTGGCGTCCCTGAAGCCATGGAAGCAGCTCGCAGATTTGGCATCAAAATTATTCCTGGTGTTGAAATCAGTACAATTTTCTACTCAAGGTTGGTGATTTGTAATTTGAACCCGGTACTCTGCTCGACCAAGCAAAAGTGATTCTAAATTCTCAGGAATAGtttactttttcctttttctttcccCCTTTTATCTGCTTTATGTTTCTCTTGTGCACTTGCAGTCATTTATCATTGCATAATAGGGCCATCTAAATAAGTTTacgtctcaaaaaaataaaagtaagttTATGGTGTTTTATAGTTACTTATCTTATCCACGATTATCTTATTGATGATTGTGAAATTGCTCACAGAGGGGATTCAGGGGTGCAAGAACCGGTTCACATCCTTGCCTATTATAGTAGCTGCGGTCCGACAAATTCTGCAGGATTGGAGAAGTTTTTAGGGGATATTCGGGATGGACGATTCCTCCGTGCAAAGAGCATTGTTTCAAAGCTGAACAAACTCAAGCTGCCAATTAGGTGGGAAACCGTGACAAGAATAGCAGGAAAAGGTGTTGCACCCGGAAGGCTTCATATTGCTCGTGCTATGCTTGAAGCGGGGCACGTAGAAAATCTGAAACAGGCATTTGCCAGATATCTTTATGATGGCGGACCTGCTTACTCCacgtattgttttttttttttttttttgggattatgttttatgtttttaattggTAACGCCGATGGCTCATCAAGAACTTTAATTACTAATTGTCTCGCTCTTGTACGTCTCAGGGGAAGCGAGCCTGTTGCAGAGGAAACAGTGCGATTTATACGTGAAACCGGGGGTGTTGCAGTGTTGGCGCACCCATGGGCACTGAAAAACCCTTCTGCTATAGTCAGGAGACTTAAGGATGCAGGCTTACATGGCATAGAGGCTTATAGAAGCGACGGAAAGCTGTCAGgtagatttttttcttttcctcagcTAACTCCGACGCCTACTATGCTTATTTCGTCTTATTAAATTGTTTAGCTGAAACCCTTTTAGATGACGCCTAATGTCACGTcaagtaaatgattgaagttgAGACTTAGAGATGTTCAATTAGCCTTGTTCTTTTTAGAGTTAATCATAGTTTTTGTTTTcaactttcaacattttccaAATAATGTTCCCAACTtatgttttcacttcaaaaacCCTCAACTTTGGAAATAATAGTTTGATTTATGTCCAGCCTTTTAGAATCCGACGACAGAATAATGAGTTGCTTCATTAGAATATGCATTATTCAATACTATAAAATTGCAGAAAAACCTTAAACCTTATGAATACACCTAAAAATTTGGCAAGACGACTCATTATTCCATCGCTGAATTTTTAAGGCGGGACATAAATCAAACGTTTTTCAAAGTTGAGGGTTTCTGAAGTGAAAACGTAAGTTGAGGACACCTTTTGAAAAATGCTAATAGTTAGGGACACAAACAATGTTTAACCCTTCCTTTTATCTTCAAAATAATTTGTGAAGACTTGAGGCTTTCGTAGTGTTTTTATTAGAGATACGCAATCGTACGTACTTTTGGTTGCATGCAGTATATAGTGATCTAGCAGATGCGCACGATCTGTTGAAGCTCGGAGGATCCGATTATCATGGGAGGGGAGGCCAACAAGAGTCGGATGTGGGAAGCACGAGTGTTCCTGTTTTGGTAGTGCAAGAATTCCTCAAGGTCGCTCGACCAATCTGGTGCAACGCCATTCAAGATATACTCGAAAACTACATAAAAGATCCTTCTGAGTCAAATTTGCAAGATATAGTGAAATTCGGAAGAATGGCAACTTCAAAGACAAGTTTGAGTTTTGGCTGTGCAAATGACTTGATCAACCAGTGTCTGGCATCGTGGCTGACCCAAGAAGAACGTGAAAATTCCGAGTTTGAGGCCATAAAGTTAGAGTTGGAAGCCCACGCTGAAGCAGGTTGATTTTGACCtgcattttttcttcaattttttctatCATACAAGAGACCAGTCCATACACATTGCAGGAGAATTTTCAGAACTGGCATCATACTTTCTTTgttttacaaattcataatttatggCACAGCTTTTTTCGGACATAGAAATTGATTACActcatttctttgttttaattaatgtcaAGCTTCTGTTGTAAGTATTCTGTATTGGAATGCTTCAAAATCGATTAAAGTTTCCACTATTATTTTGTTTGTTAGTTACCAGCTAACTCCCAGAAACTCAAAATATCCAGGATTTGCAAGTGAAAAACGCAGAGCTCTCTATATTCTGAAAATGTTGagtaaaaatgaacaaaatcaATTACTACAAAAAAAGGGCAAAATTGTCGAGAAAAGAGCAGGAATTGGAAGATGGCTCCTAGCACAGCATTTGTCAACACATTTTGATGATCATGAGTGAAACAAGAGAGTAGTCATGTCAAGCACTTCGCTGCCTTTTCATCATTTCATGACAACAGCAGACATCATCTGAGTTTCCCTAATTCTACTTTCTTCTTTAGCGCCTTCTTACCGTGGTAAACGAAGGAATCGACTATCCCGGCTACTGTGAATACACCTGGATAAAATGAAGAGGGAGTTTAAGCAATGATGAGGATGTGTATTATTAAGATGATGCATAACTAGACAAGAAAGATTCTGATCCGTCCAGTGTGGTGAAAGAATACTTCATAACTTTGACCTCATATGGTGACTTTTTAGCAGAAATTTACAAATATAGCTTGTACTTGACTCCATTGCCCAAATCAAAAAAATGGGCCAACTAAGGCTGATGTGTATAGATGGAAGCTCATTTAGCATTGAAGGATAGGATGTGAATGAAGACGGTGCATCTGTTTAAAGAATGATAGTGTGGCAATACACGTCAGCTTTAGTTGGCCGAAAATTTTGACTCAAGCTATTAAGTGAACAACGAAGACAAGTACAGGCTATACTttgtaatatttgtaaattcagGCTAAAAAATCATCATAGGGTCAAAGTTCAGGCTGTAATTTTAAGAATGACCCAACATGGAATGAATGGAGAATGCAGATGCGAAGAGGTTAAGTTACCTCCTACTATGGCACAGATATGTGTCAAGAAGTGTAGGAATGATGCATGCTCCTCGGTGTAAGTGACCTGTAAAATACACACATTCAGATACATTCATAATAGTTGTAGCTTGGGTGTCTTGTTGCACAGAAAGCAATGTGCTAACCTTTATAGGAGACAGATCGTAAAAGAAGAAAACTCCGGGGGGCGATCTGTAGTGGTCCATTTCAGAATTCTTGAAGTGTTCAGTGACTGAGAACTGTATACCAGTATTGTATCATAATATGGAAAAGTTAAAAGGATAGCGATTCAATTAAACTTCTGTATTTAAATGACTTAAGTATACCTGATTTGACTGGATTGTGTGCCCTCTAATGTCAGTGTATATGGTCGGAACCACCTGCAAAAGTGAAGAAGGTGCTTAAGGTAAATAAAGGTTGCAGTAGTATCTCAAGAGGACCTGCTATATTGTTTTCGACTCAATTTGATGCAGTATCGTAACAGATCATTATAATGAGTTTCAAATGACTCTACCCAAATGCACCCTTCAAATTAGTAAACTTTAATATTCATATAGCAATGATTAGAACGAAACCAGCATCTCAGTCCTTTAACACAACACCGCAAGGCAGTATCCAAATGCTTCTGTCAAGTTAGTCAAATTTACTATATGTAGTGATTAAAACAAAACCAGCAGCATCTCGTCCTTTCAACACAACGCTACGAGGTTAGTTTATGTACAAAAGATATGTAGGAAGATAATTAGAAAACACAAATTATTAAATCATCATTTAAGTTATGCATAAATTTGTATACAAATAAAAAGTGTAAGAAATAGCCAAATATTCAGGAGTGCATGTGTTAGAACGGCGATGAAATAACCAAGGGCGATGAAATATTAGCTTGAGAACACTGACCTTGATAAAATACTGATACACACCATTTGGTGATGTTTGCTCCCATTGCACCCTGAATATCAGTATAAATGTTTGTTAATGCCAcaagattataaaataaaataaaaaagaaatgaattCCTCATCACCAGCTTCTCCTGTTTCTATTTGTTAGATTATTGTATTCAGTTAGGGATCTAGACAAAGTAGCTCTTTTCTCAATACTTAAAATTTCACATGAGTAAGACCCAAATGAGTAGGAAGCACAAATGACATTAAAGCAATCGATATGTCACCAATAAAAATATGCAGCACTATAAAAGGTTAAAGTTAAAAAGTTAGAATCATTCTGAGTGGAACTTTCAGCTCCAACGTTATAGAATTATCCCTCATGAATTCATCCTATAGTTCAAACATATCCATAAAAATTTGAAGAGCTTACGCATCCAGAGGGTTTACGATCCCAGGAATAGCATCCCCAAAAGATAACTTGTTAATTTTGTGGCTTATCTGCATCACATGTGAAAAGAGCATTACAGTGATTAGTATTAACAATTGAGATTAAAAAATATACTGGGAAATACAATAATTTCTTACATTATAACTCTCTGTCTGTAAAGCTAGCAAGTCGAGCAGATTCATACTTGAGTGATGAATGCTTTTCCCGGGGGCAAAATGAAAATTCCCAGCTACTTTGTTAACCTCCAGAGAGCCATGTATATTACATCCCTCACCTTCTTCCTCTTTCACTTTCTGAACAAAACCTTCTCGTTTGCACTGTACACCATAGAACACATCAGAGAAGACAATTATTTGATGGCAAGTGTAATTAGTGAGAGTTCACATAAAACAGCTATGCTTTTAGTCTTTAAGATGGTCGGAAATTTTTTCAGATATTAAAATCAACATTTCTACACCACCATCTTGCACCATGGTTGCCAGCTGTTTTGATTGACTAACTTTTAACCTACTCAgtgaataattttaaaataaaatgctTGTTTTGCAACAGTTAATGGTAT includes these proteins:
- the LOC131019448 gene encoding uncharacterized protein LOC131019448 — protein: MMGDKEKKKKKKRGGAKRKMTVEQTAAYKAVREWVFLEQSNGSSNSMSSCVVDDDFGVQCYQPKEKLLFEFHCHTTCSDGFLSPSKLVERAHHRGVKVLALTDHDTMSGVPEAMEAARRFGIKIIPGVEISTIFYSRGDSGVQEPVHILAYYSSCGPTNSAGLEKFLGDIRDGRFLRAKSIVSKLNKLKLPIRWETVTRIAGKGVAPGRLHIARAMLEAGHVENLKQAFARYLYDGGPAYSTGSEPVAEETVRFIRETGGVAVLAHPWALKNPSAIVRRLKDAGLHGIEAYRSDGKLSVYSDLADAHDLLKLGGSDYHGRGGQQESDVGSTSVPVLVVQEFLKVARPIWCNAIQDILENYIKDPSESNLQDIVKFGRMATSKTSLSFGCANDLINQCLASWLTQEERENSEFEAIKLELEAHAEAG
- the LOC131019449 gene encoding uncharacterized protein LOC131019449, whose product is MMDRMFNKLRNLDAYPKVNEDFYSRSLSGGVITLVSSFFIALLVVSEFRLYLHTVTDTQLVVDTSRGGKLRINFDVTFPSVPCTLLSLDAMDISGEQHLDIRHDIMKKRINSDGNVIEVRQDGIGAPKIEKPLQKHGGRLEHNETYCGSCFGAETSDDHCCNSCEEVREAYRKRGWGMTDPDLIDQCKREGFVQKVKEEEGEGCNIHGSLEVNKVAGNFHFAPGKSIHHSSMNLLDLLALQTESYNISHKINKLSFGDAIPGIVNPLDAVQWEQTSPNGVYQYFIKVVPTIYTDIRGHTIQSNQFSVTEHFKNSEMDHYRSPPGVFFFYDLSPIKVTYTEEHASFLHFLTHICAIVGGVFTVAGIVDSFVYHGKKALKKKVELGKLR